The Tessaracoccus aquimaris sequence TGACGGCGTCGGGGGCGACCTCCGGCACGTCGGGGGCGGGGTCTTCCTGGTCGATCCAGGCCCAGAGGTCGTCGACCTCTTGACCGCGCTGCGGTTCGTCCGTCACGAGTCCTCCCGCTGCCGATGGATGAGCACCGAGGCTACCAGCGGGCTAGCCTGCTGCGCGCTTCAGCTTGCGTCGCTCGCGCTCGGACAGGCCGCCCCAGATGCCGAACCGCTCGTCGTGTGCGAGCGCGTACTCAAGGCACTCGGTCCGCACGGTGCAGCTCAGACAGACGCGCTTGGCGTCGCGGGTCGATCCGCCCTTCTCCGGGAAGAAGGCCTCGGGGTCGGTCTGGGCGCACAGAGCATCCGCCTGCCAGGCGTACTGCGAATCATCAAGCAACGCGAACAGTTCGTCGTCCATGGGCCCTCCTTCCTGGCCTGAA is a genomic window containing:
- a CDS encoding WhiB family transcriptional regulator, yielding MDDELFALLDDSQYAWQADALCAQTDPEAFFPEKGGSTRDAKRVCLSCTVRTECLEYALAHDERFGIWGGLSERERRKLKRAAG